One part of the Spartobacteria bacterium genome encodes these proteins:
- a CDS encoding DUF1016 family protein — MNKLWSNAEYKNWLAQVKAVIRSAQIRAVLSANAVLIDFYYDLGRMIALKETVWGGRLLANVSADLKKEFPDMQGFSVTNLKYCRLFYKYIESMSPQAGDETIRQNSPRAGDEIAEASFDLYPAIRQMPWGHIKGGFHQ, encoded by the coding sequence ATGAATAAGTTATGGAGTAACGCTGAATACAAAAATTGGCTGGCTCAGGTAAAAGCAGTGATACGTTCTGCACAGATTCGGGCGGTGTTGAGTGCCAATGCGGTGTTGATTGATTTCTATTATGATTTGGGCCGAATGATAGCTCTAAAAGAAACGGTTTGGGGAGGGCGATTGCTGGCCAATGTATCCGCAGACCTGAAAAAAGAATTTCCTGATATGCAGGGATTCTCTGTCACAAACCTGAAATATTGCAGGTTATTCTATAAATACATTGAATCAATGAGTCCCCAGGCCGGGGACGAAACAATACGTCAAAACAGTCCCCGGGCTGGGGACGAAATAGCCGAAGCGTCTTTTGACCTTTATCCGGCAATACGCCAAATGCCCTGGGGGCACATTAAGGGTGGCTTTCATCAATGA